Proteins encoded in a region of the Brevefilum fermentans genome:
- a CDS encoding metallophosphoesterase family protein, protein MRILIISDVHANLPALDAVLEHAGEYDRVWCLGDIVGYGPDPNECIDRIADLPGLMCVKGNHDAAILGEIDIKTFNEEARNSIYWLEHRLGPSQKEWLANLPERLVIDGVTLAHGSPRNPVWEYILDLSTARANMKHFDTPVCLVGHTHVAGVFQMSGENSLVPRHFFIVENEPFSFEKKCIVNPGSVGQPRDRDPRAAYMVYDDDSLKWSYHRVAYDIARVQERILSAGLPRFHANRLAGGW, encoded by the coding sequence ATGCGAATTTTGATCATCTCAGACGTGCATGCCAATCTGCCCGCATTGGACGCAGTGCTGGAGCATGCAGGTGAGTATGATCGTGTCTGGTGTTTGGGCGATATCGTTGGCTATGGGCCTGACCCCAATGAATGTATTGATCGGATTGCAGATTTACCGGGGCTGATGTGTGTGAAGGGCAATCACGATGCAGCCATCTTGGGTGAAATCGACATAAAGACATTTAATGAAGAGGCGCGAAACTCAATTTACTGGCTGGAACACCGGCTGGGGCCTTCCCAAAAGGAATGGCTGGCGAATTTACCGGAGCGCCTTGTTATAGATGGCGTGACCCTTGCACATGGTAGCCCGCGCAATCCGGTTTGGGAATACATTCTGGATCTATCGACCGCCCGAGCGAATATGAAACATTTCGATACACCGGTCTGCCTGGTGGGTCATACGCATGTGGCGGGTGTTTTTCAAATGTCAGGGGAAAACTCGCTGGTTCCCAGGCACTTTTTTATAGTTGAAAATGAACCCTTCTCGTTTGAGAAAAAATGCATCGTCAATCCAGGGTCGGTTGGACAGCCGCGCGATCGGGACCCGCGGGCAGCTTACATGGTTTATGACGATGATAGTTTAAAATGGTCATACCATCGAGTTGCCTATGATATTGCCCGGGTGCAGGAGCGAATTTTGTCTGCCGGACTTCCACGCTTTCACGCCAATAGACTGGCGGGTGGGTGGTAA
- a CDS encoding bifunctional homocysteine S-methyltransferase/methylenetetrahydrofolate reductase — MCENVNKFKNRLISSDRPIVTDGAMGTLLHDRGVKIDACFDALNLTQPAAVAEIHLEYIQAGAEIIKTNTFGANRIKLERHGLIDRVEEINVAAVNLAQRVIMASFRDVMIAGDVGPLGMPLAPFGRIQPEEAFEIYVEQISALVKAGVDLILIETMVDLYAVKAAVNAARYVDPDIPVIASMTFTLDRRTLLGNTPQEVAQRMDEYGVDVIGVNCSGGPAQLLHILRLMKSAVPSGRFSVMPNAGLPEKVGGRIMYSAGPDYFHDYALSFWRAGADVVGGCCGTTPAHIAMMTKAVANTSKEDLVNGVSVLESTVEVVQEPAEDRSHLAQKLDAGKFVIAVEMDPPRGLSTQKLLAGASLLADAGADVINVADSPMARMRMSAWAVCQLIQSKFDIETTLHFPTRGRNLLRVQGDLLAAHALNIRNVFVIMGDPTAIGDYPDANDAYDLVPTGLIRLIKEKFNIGKDHSGGLIGQPTSFFIGAAMNLTPNNPAQEIRVLKKKIDAGVDFFMTQPVFDVQKAGAFFHRCQQEIEWKNIPVLAGVLPLVTDRHARFLHHEVPGIQIPASIQQRMSAAGEASVQEGVRIAVELIDELRSVYQGVYIMPAFNRFDMVAEIIDKIRGEKVT; from the coding sequence ATGTGTGAAAACGTAAACAAATTTAAAAACCGATTAATCAGCTCAGATCGTCCGATTGTCACGGATGGCGCCATGGGAACCCTTTTGCATGATCGGGGGGTTAAAATTGATGCTTGCTTTGATGCATTGAACCTCACCCAGCCTGCTGCGGTGGCGGAGATCCATCTTGAGTATATTCAGGCTGGTGCGGAGATCATTAAAACCAACACCTTTGGTGCGAACCGCATCAAGCTGGAACGCCATGGATTGATTGACCGGGTGGAAGAGATCAATGTCGCCGCGGTCAACCTGGCGCAGCGTGTGATCATGGCGTCCTTCAGAGATGTGATGATTGCGGGTGACGTGGGCCCCCTGGGGATGCCTCTGGCGCCATTTGGTCGCATTCAGCCCGAAGAAGCCTTTGAGATCTACGTGGAACAGATTTCTGCCCTGGTAAAAGCTGGCGTGGATTTGATTCTAATTGAAACCATGGTAGACCTTTACGCGGTCAAGGCAGCGGTTAATGCTGCGCGTTATGTGGACCCCGATATCCCGGTGATTGCCTCGATGACCTTTACCCTGGATCGGCGAACCTTATTGGGCAATACGCCCCAGGAAGTTGCCCAGCGGATGGATGAATATGGAGTTGATGTGATAGGGGTAAACTGCTCGGGCGGACCGGCGCAACTTTTGCACATCTTGCGCTTGATGAAAAGCGCTGTGCCCTCAGGGCGTTTTTCCGTGATGCCAAATGCTGGCTTACCGGAAAAGGTGGGGGGGCGAATCATGTACTCGGCTGGTCCGGATTATTTTCATGATTACGCACTCTCTTTCTGGCGGGCTGGAGCGGATGTGGTCGGCGGTTGTTGCGGGACCACCCCTGCTCATATTGCGATGATGACGAAAGCAGTGGCAAACACCTCGAAAGAGGATCTGGTGAACGGCGTCTCGGTCCTTGAATCCACGGTTGAGGTGGTGCAAGAGCCGGCAGAGGATCGTTCGCATTTAGCGCAGAAGTTGGATGCAGGTAAGTTCGTCATCGCCGTTGAGATGGACCCACCGCGAGGCCTTTCCACGCAAAAACTGCTGGCTGGGGCCTCTTTGCTGGCCGATGCCGGCGCTGATGTGATCAATGTGGCCGACAGCCCGATGGCGCGCATGCGGATGAGTGCCTGGGCGGTGTGTCAATTGATCCAGTCAAAATTTGATATTGAAACCACCCTGCACTTCCCTACCCGGGGGCGCAATTTGCTGCGCGTGCAGGGCGATTTGCTGGCAGCCCACGCTTTGAACATACGCAATGTATTTGTGATCATGGGTGACCCGACCGCAATTGGTGACTATCCGGATGCTAACGATGCTTATGATCTGGTGCCCACCGGGTTAATCCGGCTGATTAAAGAGAAATTTAATATCGGCAAGGATCATTCCGGAGGGTTGATTGGGCAGCCAACTTCCTTTTTTATTGGTGCTGCGATGAATCTGACGCCGAATAATCCGGCGCAAGAAATTCGTGTGCTTAAGAAAAAAATCGATGCCGGTGTGGATTTTTTCATGACCCAACCGGTGTTTGACGTTCAAAAAGCAGGCGCTTTCTTCCATCGTTGTCAACAAGAGATCGAATGGAAAAATATCCCTGTCCTGGCGGGTGTCTTGCCGCTGGTTACCGATCGACATGCCCGCTTTTTACATCATGAAGTTCCAGGCATCCAAATTCCGGCATCAATTCAGCAGCGCATGTCTGCAGCTGGCGAGGCATCGGTGCAGGAAGGTGTGCGTATTGCTGTTGAATTAATTGATGAATTGCGCTCAGTTTATCAAGGGGTGTATATCATGCCAGCTTTCAATAGATTTGACATGGTCGCAGAGATTATCGACAAAATCAGAGGAGAAAAAGTTACCTGA
- the metH gene encoding methionine synthase, with protein MEQAKKIFSNRAYLDALQQRVLLFDGAMGTNLDRQNLTADHFGGEATVGCNDYLVITYPQAVETVHRAFLEAGADVIETDTFRSNRLTLGEFGLGERVAEINHSAARLARKLADEYTTQGKPRFVAGSIGPSGKLISSEDPIMSDIDFDALVDVFREQAVGLIDGGVDLLLIETAQDILEVKAAILGIRAAYAETGQVLPIQAQITLDTTGRMLMGTDIAAALAILEGMDIDVIGLNCSTGPDYMREPIRFLTEHSNLPVSCIPNAGLPLNVDGQAVYPMEPEPFADLLLEFVNEFGVRVIGGCCGTREDHIALIDARLDRDRRWLPASAPLAQLASPVQAVNMVQEPAPFLIGEQLNTQGSRKFKQLIMDGEIDAIIEMARQQVESGAHGLDLCVALTERSDEAEQMRMLVKKLSNAVPVPLVIDSTEVEVIETALKANPGRCLINSTHLESGEENADQIFKLARKFNAAIIVLTIDEAGMAKSADRKLEIAQRIYNLAVDGHGLRPEDLVYDVLTFTLATGDPELRDSALETLEGIRRVKASLPGVLTVLGVSNISFGLSRPARAVLNSVMLYHAVAAGLDMAIVNPAHIKPYAEILPEQRQLAEDLIFNRHEEALSQLVTYFENVEDSGDDQERGKIDLDRLSPEERLHWRILHRHKTGVEADIHEILARDPHRLKAETAVAILNDTLLPAMKDVGDKFGSGELILPFVLQSAEVMKIAVSYLENFLERKQGISKGKLVLATVYGDVHDIGKNLVKTILVNNGYDVIDLGKQVPAETIISKAVEEKADAIGLSALLVSTSRQMPQIINELDRRGLEIPVLIGGAAINTRFGKRILLTESGHYYPAGVFYCKDAFEGLVTMDMLMNADKRSELLEKTRKAADFELGRALDSKSTPSHAHRSRTVPILKNLPSAPHWGPRVVKNMPLAMVAEHLSINELYRLSWGAKNAHGEAWEALKTEFDQRLIQMEKSALQEGWLTPQGVYGYWPCQSEGNALLIYDPQSVQTGEPEELTRFIFPRQEGTDGLCLADYFAPRDTGLIDVVALQVVTVGHGATQRYTELEAEGMYTEAYYRHGLAVQMAEAAADYLHAHIRRELNLEPERGKRYSWGYPAIPELKDHRKVFDLLPAESALGMGLTSAYQLVPEQSTAAIIVHHPDAKYFNVGLSRVEHLLK; from the coding sequence ATGGAGCAAGCGAAAAAAATCTTTAGCAACCGGGCATATTTAGATGCCCTTCAGCAACGCGTCTTGTTGTTCGATGGCGCCATGGGTACCAACCTGGACCGGCAGAACCTGACAGCAGATCATTTCGGTGGTGAAGCCACTGTTGGGTGTAATGATTACCTGGTGATCACCTACCCGCAGGCTGTTGAAACGGTCCACCGTGCTTTTTTGGAAGCCGGCGCCGATGTGATTGAAACGGACACCTTTCGTTCTAACCGGCTGACACTGGGTGAATTCGGATTGGGGGAGCGCGTGGCTGAGATCAATCATTCTGCAGCACGGCTGGCGCGCAAATTAGCTGATGAATACACCACACAAGGAAAGCCGCGCTTTGTGGCAGGTTCGATTGGGCCTAGCGGAAAGCTGATCTCGAGCGAAGACCCGATCATGTCGGATATCGATTTTGATGCTCTGGTGGACGTCTTTCGTGAGCAGGCTGTGGGGTTGATTGATGGCGGCGTGGATCTATTGTTGATTGAGACAGCACAAGATATTTTAGAAGTCAAAGCTGCCATTCTGGGCATCCGGGCTGCCTACGCAGAGACCGGTCAGGTGCTGCCCATCCAGGCGCAGATCACGCTGGATACCACCGGGCGGATGCTGATGGGGACGGATATCGCTGCGGCGTTGGCAATCCTGGAGGGGATGGACATTGATGTAATCGGTCTGAACTGCTCTACCGGTCCCGATTACATGCGTGAGCCGATCCGCTTCCTGACTGAGCATTCTAATTTACCCGTTTCCTGTATTCCCAATGCCGGTTTGCCGCTGAATGTGGACGGGCAAGCGGTTTACCCGATGGAACCGGAGCCCTTTGCTGACCTGTTGCTTGAATTTGTGAACGAATTTGGCGTGCGCGTCATCGGCGGGTGCTGCGGCACTCGAGAGGATCACATTGCGTTAATCGATGCCAGGCTGGACCGTGATCGGCGATGGTTGCCCGCATCTGCACCGCTGGCGCAGTTGGCGTCCCCGGTGCAGGCGGTGAACATGGTGCAGGAGCCGGCTCCTTTTCTGATCGGCGAGCAATTGAATACCCAGGGGTCGCGCAAGTTTAAGCAGCTGATTATGGATGGCGAAATTGATGCGATCATTGAGATGGCGCGCCAGCAGGTGGAGAGCGGCGCGCATGGGCTGGACCTGTGCGTTGCGCTGACCGAACGGTCAGATGAGGCTGAACAGATGCGAATGTTGGTCAAAAAGCTATCTAACGCAGTACCGGTGCCATTGGTGATTGATTCCACCGAAGTGGAAGTTATTGAAACAGCATTAAAAGCCAACCCTGGACGCTGCCTGATCAATTCAACTCACCTTGAATCGGGTGAAGAGAACGCGGATCAGATCTTCAAGCTGGCCAGGAAGTTTAACGCAGCCATCATCGTCCTGACGATTGATGAAGCCGGGATGGCGAAAAGTGCGGACCGCAAACTGGAAATCGCCCAACGGATTTATAACCTGGCCGTTGATGGACACGGTCTGCGCCCTGAGGACTTGGTTTACGATGTGTTGACCTTTACATTGGCAACAGGTGACCCTGAACTGAGGGATTCGGCGCTGGAAACCCTGGAGGGCATCCGCCGTGTAAAGGCTTCACTGCCGGGTGTGCTGACGGTATTGGGTGTGAGCAATATCTCCTTTGGGCTTTCGCGCCCGGCACGTGCAGTTTTGAACAGCGTGATGCTCTATCATGCGGTTGCAGCGGGATTGGACATGGCGATTGTAAACCCGGCGCATATAAAACCCTATGCCGAAATCCTGCCCGAGCAACGGCAATTGGCTGAGGATTTGATCTTCAATCGGCACGAGGAGGCGTTATCCCAACTGGTTACGTATTTCGAGAACGTCGAAGACAGCGGTGATGACCAGGAGCGCGGGAAAATCGATCTGGACAGGCTTTCACCGGAAGAGCGTTTGCACTGGCGCATTCTGCATCGTCATAAAACCGGTGTAGAAGCCGATATTCACGAAATCCTGGCACGAGATCCACACAGGCTGAAAGCCGAAACCGCAGTGGCGATCCTGAACGACACCTTGCTGCCCGCTATGAAGGATGTGGGCGACAAATTTGGCTCTGGCGAGTTGATTTTGCCCTTTGTGTTGCAAAGCGCTGAGGTGATGAAGATTGCAGTCAGCTATTTGGAGAATTTCCTCGAGAGGAAACAGGGCATTTCCAAGGGAAAGCTGGTTTTAGCGACGGTTTACGGCGATGTACACGATATCGGAAAAAACTTGGTCAAAACCATTCTGGTGAATAATGGCTATGACGTGATTGATCTGGGTAAACAGGTGCCTGCCGAGACGATTATTTCCAAGGCGGTGGAGGAAAAAGCTGATGCTATTGGGCTAAGTGCGCTGCTGGTGAGCACCAGCCGGCAGATGCCGCAGATTATCAATGAATTGGATCGGCGCGGGTTGGAGATACCGGTGTTGATCGGTGGCGCAGCCATTAACACCCGCTTTGGCAAACGTATCCTTCTGACAGAAAGTGGGCACTATTATCCAGCGGGCGTTTTCTATTGCAAAGATGCCTTTGAGGGCTTGGTGACGATGGATATGTTGATGAACGCAGATAAACGATCTGAATTGCTGGAAAAAACCCGCAAAGCTGCCGATTTTGAGCTTGGCAGGGCATTGGACAGCAAGTCCACCCCATCGCATGCACACAGGAGCAGGACGGTGCCGATTTTGAAGAACCTGCCTTCAGCGCCTCACTGGGGCCCGCGTGTGGTGAAGAATATGCCCCTGGCGATGGTGGCTGAGCACCTCTCGATTAACGAGCTTTATCGACTTTCGTGGGGCGCTAAAAATGCACATGGCGAAGCCTGGGAGGCACTAAAAACCGAATTTGACCAGCGCCTGATCCAGATGGAAAAATCGGCTCTACAAGAGGGGTGGTTAACACCCCAGGGTGTCTATGGGTATTGGCCCTGCCAGTCAGAGGGAAATGCGCTGCTGATTTACGACCCGCAAAGCGTGCAAACAGGTGAACCTGAAGAGCTGACACGCTTCATTTTCCCCAGGCAGGAGGGAACTGATGGGTTGTGCCTGGCGGATTATTTCGCGCCAAGGGATACCGGGCTGATCGATGTGGTGGCGCTGCAGGTGGTCACTGTAGGGCATGGAGCCACACAGCGGTACACCGAACTGGAGGCGGAAGGGATGTACACTGAAGCCTATTATCGCCATGGCCTGGCTGTGCAGATGGCTGAAGCTGCCGCGGATTACCTGCATGCGCATATTCGCCGCGAATTAAACTTGGAGCCGGAACGCGGAAAGCGCTATTCATGGGGCTACCCGGCTATCCCGGAATTGAAGGATCATCGTAAAGTATTTGACCTTTTGCCGGCAGAATCAGCCCTGGGCATGGGGTTGACCTCTGCCTACCAATTGGTGCCTGAGCAGTCCACAGCGGCGATCATCGTGCATCACCCGGATGCAAAGTACTTCAATGTGGGACTCAGCCGGGTGGAACATCTGTTGAAATAA
- a CDS encoding DUF3048 domain-containing protein produces MMKLKPQIKWFILAVLILTLAACNGNTTSVDLSLAPTYAAQTLAAMPTNTMEPVPTSTATVVVPTATATATETPVTELYPVGPVGFPENVNPLTGLVVDDPSILDRRPVLIKVANQPISGRPHAGLSFADMVFEYYIGSGGNRFIALFYGQDADMIGPVRSGRMIDPYLVSLYEGILGMEGAYITVREHIVDILDNRMISSKELCPGLCDDGRMLVTSVFGDSEALTKIAADRGVVQQRYLLEGMAFDPEVPEGGKTANIITTQFSTVNPEEWRYDEESGDYLRWTDNESGEVIDLIPLVDRITDEQLAFSNVVVIFVSHIEHAPTLHDMAIWDNTFGQRAIAFRDGQAYEITWKTPSRTQPIQLIDDSGETFRLKPGNTWVVVFGLYSTVDTIADHWSFTFLMP; encoded by the coding sequence ATGATGAAATTAAAACCGCAAATTAAGTGGTTTATCCTGGCTGTTTTGATCCTCACCCTGGCTGCCTGTAACGGGAACACGACTTCCGTTGATCTTTCACTGGCACCAACTTACGCAGCCCAAACACTGGCCGCGATGCCGACCAACACGATGGAACCTGTGCCAACTTCAACAGCAACTGTCGTTGTGCCCACGGCCACAGCGACGGCTACGGAGACGCCCGTGACCGAATTGTACCCGGTGGGACCGGTTGGGTTTCCGGAAAATGTAAATCCCCTAACCGGCCTGGTTGTGGATGATCCCTCGATACTAGATCGCCGGCCGGTTCTCATTAAGGTTGCGAATCAGCCGATTTCAGGTAGACCGCACGCTGGACTTTCCTTTGCGGATATGGTGTTTGAGTATTATATTGGTTCGGGGGGCAACCGGTTTATCGCCCTCTTTTACGGTCAAGATGCGGATATGATCGGTCCGGTCCGTTCTGGAAGGATGATTGACCCCTACCTGGTGAGCCTTTACGAAGGCATTTTAGGGATGGAAGGCGCTTATATTACCGTAAGAGAGCATATTGTTGATATCCTCGACAACCGGATGATCAGCAGCAAAGAATTGTGCCCCGGCTTGTGTGATGACGGTCGGATGCTGGTCACCAGTGTCTTTGGCGATTCTGAAGCACTGACCAAAATCGCTGCCGATCGAGGTGTTGTTCAGCAACGTTATCTGCTGGAAGGAATGGCCTTTGACCCCGAGGTGCCAGAGGGTGGAAAAACTGCCAATATCATTACGACCCAATTTTCTACGGTCAACCCTGAGGAATGGCGATATGATGAGGAAAGCGGGGACTATCTGCGCTGGACGGATAATGAGAGCGGCGAAGTCATTGACCTGATCCCACTGGTAGACCGCATTACAGACGAACAACTCGCATTTTCTAACGTCGTTGTCATCTTTGTCAGCCATATAGAACATGCACCAACCCTGCACGATATGGCCATTTGGGATAACACTTTTGGGCAAAGGGCGATTGCGTTTCGCGATGGACAGGCGTATGAAATTACGTGGAAGACGCCCAGCCGGACTCAACCTATTCAATTGATCGATGATTCTGGCGAAACCTTCAGGTTGAAGCCTGGCAACACCTGGGTGGTCGTGTTTGGTCTGTATTCCACGGTGGATACGATCGCAGATCACTGGTCATTTACGTTCTTAATGCCCTGA
- the prmC gene encoding peptide chain release factor N(5)-glutamine methyltransferase: MAQADCEAPGQISLVLLQHVLKQSKSWVLSHSEYRLTPQEHEALQESLDHFLKGVPLPYILGYWEFFGRTFQLTPDVLIPRPETEMLVEFALQHAQGLHSCRIIDIGTGSGCIAISLAAELPEATVFGVDLSMAALRIAQKNARYHNLPHIHFIQADLLSSFSTQFDLICANLPYIPTRTLDALPVSRWEPRLALDGGQSGMETIRRLLVQAKTRMAPNSVLLLEVESTLGASTLASAQEVFPNAYHQLVPDLTGLDRMIKIQLISDDHL, encoded by the coding sequence CTGGCACAGGCTGACTGTGAGGCGCCCGGGCAGATCAGCCTGGTTTTGCTTCAACATGTCCTCAAACAGTCAAAAAGCTGGGTGCTCAGCCATTCAGAATACAGGCTCACACCTCAAGAACATGAAGCCCTGCAAGAAAGCCTTGATCACTTCCTCAAGGGCGTTCCCCTGCCTTATATCCTGGGTTATTGGGAGTTTTTTGGGCGAACCTTCCAGCTCACGCCCGATGTCCTCATTCCTCGTCCAGAAACCGAGATGCTGGTTGAATTCGCACTTCAGCACGCCCAGGGTTTGCACTCCTGTAGAATCATCGATATTGGTACGGGTTCAGGTTGTATTGCCATCAGCCTGGCGGCAGAATTGCCTGAAGCAACCGTATTCGGCGTGGATCTCTCCATGGCTGCACTGCGCATTGCACAAAAAAATGCCCGCTACCACAATCTACCGCACATTCATTTCATCCAGGCGGACCTGCTTTCATCGTTTTCAACCCAGTTTGACCTGATTTGCGCCAACCTGCCTTATATCCCCACCCGAACACTGGACGCCCTGCCGGTCTCCAGGTGGGAGCCTCGCCTGGCACTCGATGGCGGTCAATCGGGGATGGAAACGATCCGCCGCTTACTCGTTCAGGCTAAAACCAGAATGGCGCCAAACAGCGTACTCCTGCTTGAAGTCGAATCCACCCTGGGCGCAAGCACCCTGGCATCAGCCCAAGAGGTGTTCCCCAATGCGTATCACCAGCTCGTGCCTGACCTGACCGGTCTTGACCGCATGATCAAAATCCAGTTGATAAGCGATGACCATCTTTAA
- a CDS encoding L-threonylcarbamoyladenylate synthase codes for MIKTRILSINDPQAIPASKRIIQQGGLIAFPTDTIYGVACDVFNPQAIEAIYAAKGRPVEKALPVLIGDYHQLAELILNPDRRLERITAAFWPGPLTLVLRKNHKIPHQLSADVTIGVRMPNLDFTLTLLRETGPLATTSANRFRGPNPVDANDVIAQLGGRIDLLIDGGVTPGQTASTVADLTGRDIRILRPGPISLADLQSVAIDE; via the coding sequence GTGATTAAAACCCGCATCCTCAGCATTAATGACCCCCAGGCGATACCAGCTTCCAAACGCATTATCCAGCAAGGCGGATTGATCGCCTTCCCCACTGACACCATCTACGGCGTCGCTTGCGATGTTTTTAACCCGCAAGCGATTGAAGCCATCTATGCCGCTAAGGGGCGCCCGGTTGAAAAAGCTTTGCCGGTATTAATCGGTGATTATCACCAGCTGGCTGAACTGATCCTGAACCCCGACCGGCGCCTGGAACGAATTACAGCCGCGTTCTGGCCAGGTCCGTTGACCCTGGTCCTCCGTAAGAACCACAAAATCCCCCACCAACTATCAGCCGATGTAACCATCGGCGTTCGTATGCCAAACCTGGATTTCACCCTGACCTTATTGCGTGAGACCGGTCCCCTGGCAACGACCTCTGCCAACCGTTTCAGGGGTCCCAACCCGGTTGACGCCAATGATGTGATCGCCCAATTGGGAGGCCGAATTGATTTGCTCATAGACGGGGGGGTAACACCCGGTCAGACCGCTTCCACCGTCGCCGACCTCACTGGAAGAGACATACGCATCTTGCGCCCCGGGCCAATTTCTCTTGCCGACCTGCAGTCGGTAGCAATCGATGAATAA
- a CDS encoding DUF4349 domain-containing protein yields the protein MKKRLTFSFFILLMLSIVLSACASKSAPDSYEAREAPMYAAPMESYDMVAEEQYAIEEGREFVSGTGESAKMIQRMVVYNAEMRISVEDPEVTMQAIIDMAVDSGGFVVSSNLYKTNTDRGNLPKAYITVRVPAGSLDPIMTSIRALTLNPKDDVLSENVSGQDVTAEYTDLESRLRNLEAAEQALVTLMEDAQDPQDVLDVFSELTYYRGEIEIVKGRMRYLEESAALSALSVEVVSKRSLQPIEIAGWEPKGTVKEAVEALIDAGQFLVDALIWFGIFCLPFLIPLGIVIYFLVRYFRKRKALKKAGKAEIETLSQPGKAPEPGE from the coding sequence ATGAAGAAAAGACTGACGTTTTCGTTTTTTATTTTATTGATGCTTTCAATTGTGTTAAGCGCCTGTGCTTCGAAATCCGCGCCTGACAGTTATGAAGCCAGGGAGGCACCGATGTACGCGGCACCCATGGAATCCTACGATATGGTCGCTGAAGAACAGTACGCGATTGAAGAAGGACGTGAATTTGTCTCTGGAACGGGTGAATCGGCGAAGATGATCCAACGTATGGTGGTCTACAACGCAGAGATGCGCATTTCTGTAGAAGACCCTGAGGTAACCATGCAAGCCATAATCGATATGGCAGTTGATTCAGGCGGCTTTGTGGTTTCTTCTAATCTGTATAAGACGAATACGGATCGAGGAAATTTACCGAAAGCATATATCACGGTGCGGGTACCAGCCGGGAGTTTGGATCCGATCATGACGTCGATCAGGGCGCTCACGCTCAATCCTAAGGATGATGTACTTTCTGAAAACGTCTCGGGTCAGGATGTCACTGCTGAATACACCGACCTTGAATCCCGATTGCGCAACCTGGAGGCTGCTGAGCAAGCCCTGGTAACGTTGATGGAGGATGCCCAGGATCCCCAGGATGTGCTGGACGTGTTCAGCGAATTGACCTACTATCGAGGTGAGATTGAAATTGTCAAAGGGCGCATGCGGTATCTGGAAGAATCTGCAGCCCTTTCAGCGCTGTCGGTCGAAGTTGTGTCCAAACGTTCCTTGCAGCCAATAGAGATCGCTGGCTGGGAACCAAAAGGAACCGTTAAAGAGGCTGTCGAAGCGTTAATTGACGCGGGTCAATTCCTGGTTGACGCATTGATCTGGTTTGGCATTTTCTGCCTGCCCTTCCTGATCCCCTTAGGGATTGTAATTTACTTCCTGGTGAGATATTTCCGTAAACGAAAAGCACTGAAGAAGGCAGGAAAAGCTGAGATCGAGACGCTCAGCCAACCGGGGAAAGCGCCAGAACCGGGCGAATAG
- a CDS encoding acetate and sugar kinases/Hsc70/actin family protein: protein MKAKFIAVDMGTTNTDLVWLDGDEMHMHKLENLRLSAAEQVRHCLNLVGDALNADVRIGVTGGHYRALPPVLDGFHLLKVDEMRALGLGGLVAAGLEEGLVVSAGTGTAMVAARGTSAQHVTGSAVGGGTVLGLANLILGTADYDEIDALALAGDANLADIMVSEAVGGEVGKLPANANAVNLGKLIDRKDFTREDLAAGLVRLVAQVIAVIAINAANAAGLHDIILIGHTMDLVSIQKEIALVGEFYQRSFIMPEHPGFATARGVIDVMKRETYHGGLHRIDS, encoded by the coding sequence ATGAAAGCGAAATTTATCGCTGTAGACATGGGGACGACAAATACCGATTTGGTTTGGCTGGATGGCGACGAGATGCACATGCATAAACTGGAAAACCTGCGCCTGTCGGCTGCAGAACAGGTGCGCCACTGTTTGAATTTGGTCGGCGATGCCCTGAATGCGGATGTGAGAATTGGTGTAACAGGCGGTCATTACCGTGCTTTGCCCCCTGTGCTGGATGGGTTTCATTTATTAAAAGTGGATGAGATGCGCGCGTTGGGGCTGGGTGGGCTGGTCGCAGCAGGTCTTGAGGAAGGTTTGGTGGTCAGCGCCGGAACGGGCACAGCAATGGTGGCAGCCCGAGGCACTTCAGCTCAGCATGTGACAGGATCTGCTGTCGGTGGGGGAACAGTACTCGGGCTTGCTAACTTGATCCTGGGAACAGCAGATTATGATGAAATTGACGCTTTGGCGCTTGCAGGTGATGCCAATCTCGCTGATATTATGGTCAGCGAGGCCGTTGGCGGTGAGGTCGGCAAGCTTCCGGCGAATGCTAACGCGGTCAACCTGGGAAAATTGATCGACCGCAAGGATTTTACTCGCGAGGACCTGGCTGCCGGGCTGGTTCGCCTGGTGGCGCAGGTGATTGCTGTAATTGCCATCAACGCCGCAAATGCCGCCGGGTTACACGACATCATCCTGATTGGACACACGATGGATTTAGTCTCAATTCAAAAAGAGATTGCCCTGGTGGGTGAGTTTTACCAGCGCAGCTTCATCATGCCGGAACATCCCGGCTTTGCAACAGCCAGAGGTGTGATCGATGTGATGAAACGAGAAACATATCACGGGGGTCTGCACCGGATTGACTCATAA